A window from Aerococcus sp. Group 1 encodes these proteins:
- a CDS encoding nuclear transport factor 2 family protein, translated as METIDQLVAIEEIKQCKARYWRAIDSKDFDLLRTVFADDVTFDTSLVAHDPIKGQHPLIPQKTTPSTSCEEIIRNAKRLMGEHVQSAHMGHIPEVEITSDNTAHAYFPFEDRVVNLGVSAFIGYGYYDDYFEKIDGQWKVKNSKVYRYRVVFDDLLD; from the coding sequence ATGGAAACAATCGACCAATTAGTTGCTATCGAAGAAATTAAACAATGTAAGGCACGGTATTGGCGGGCAATTGATAGTAAGGATTTCGACCTACTTCGGACAGTATTTGCTGACGATGTCACTTTTGATACGTCACTGGTTGCCCATGACCCCATCAAGGGCCAACATCCACTCATCCCCCAAAAAACCACCCCTTCGACCTCATGTGAAGAAATTATTCGAAATGCTAAACGCTTGATGGGTGAGCACGTACAAAGCGCCCACATGGGACACATTCCTGAAGTTGAAATCACTTCAGACAATACGGCTCACGCCTACTTTCCCTTTGAAGACCGGGTAGTTAACCTAGGGGTATCGGCCTTTATTGGTTATGGCTACTATGATGATTATTTCGAAAAAATCGATGGACAATGGAAGGTTAAAAACAGTAAAGTCTACCGTTACCGAGTTGTCTTTGATGATTTATTGGATTAA